In Marinobacter sp. M3C, the genomic stretch GCCGGCAGCGTGGTGCTGATAATTGCCATTGCGGCCAGCAGTGAACCCTGTGACGTGATGGAGCCAGGCACCGCGCCTACCAGGAACAATATCGGATAGGCCAGGCCAAAGGTGAGCACACCGGCAATGATGGCATGCTTGCGGTTATGCACAAAAGCGCCAAAGTCTGGCGATGTGGCCACCAGCACAATTATGGTACCAACGATGGACGACACCGCCGCGCCAAAGCTCAGATCACTGATCTTCTCTGCGATGGCTGGCGGCACCGAGCTGGTCAACGCCAGGTAAAGAATAAAGAGCATCAACAAAGCAATAATTGGCACCGCAAACTTTGCCACCTTGCCCAGCACTTCAAAGCCAAACGCGGTGGACGCCACGAAAATCACGCAGCCAAAGGCGACAAACACCGGCAGTGGCAAGTCCAGACCAAATTGCTGCGCAAACAGGTTTTGAGCGCTCTGGCCAAAGGTGTTGGCAGTAACAGCAATCCATCCGAACAGGCTGATCGCCATCACGATATTGATGGCGATGGCGCCTTTACGGCCAAATGAAAATTTGACGATGCCATAAGTAGGTATGCGCGCGCGCTCACCTATCGATATATTGATGGCCGCCAATACCGCCAGAATCAGACTTCCGACCGCAATCGCCACCGCCGCTTTGCCTAAGGTAAGCTGGCTGCCAAGGCTGGACGACGCCAGCAACACAGGAGTGGCCAGTATGCCCAAAAGAATGATGGCCACCTGAAAGCCAGAGGCCGTATTGGTTGAGGTGTCCGCTGCTCTGCTCATGTTTACTTACCTTCTGTGTAGTTGCGCCAGCCGCCGGTTTCGGTGATTTCACGCTGCCCGTCTACCAGCCAGGGTTCGCCCAGAACGCCCAGCACTTCGCTGCCGTCTTCAAGCTTTACCTTACCGATGGACAGACCTGCCGGCTCGTTGCTGAGCACGGTGGCAAACGCCGCCAGTGGTAACTCCCAGACTTCCAGTTCTACCTGGCTGCCAGGCTCTATGGTGCGAATCATTGCTGGGTGATCATCGTTGATGGACCACAGGCGGTAGTGGCCGTCGGTTTTATCTTCGCGCACAAAAACGCCGCCGGCATTGGTCAGGTTCGGATTCAATTTCAGGCCGCGCATCAAGGTGCCGTTCACGGCCAGCAAGGTGGTATCAGTCATTAGATTGCTCCGAAGAATGGTTTGAAATCCAGGTGCCGGTATGGCCGCCAATAGCTTGCATCAGGGTGCTGGCCTTGGTGATCAGGCCTTTACCTTGCGGGTTGCCCTGCAAAAACTGTAGCAAAGCGTCTACTTTTGGCTTCATTGAGCCTTCACCGAACTGACCCTGTTCGCTGAGCGCGCGGGCTTCGGAAGGCGTCAGATTGTCTAACCATTGCTCGTTAGGCTGACCAAAGTTAATGGCTACTTTTTCTACACCGGTGGGAATAATCAGCATGTCTGCGCCCAACTCACTGGCCAGCAACGCCGAAGACACGTCTTTATCAATCACCGCTTCTACGCCGTGCAAATTGCCCTCGGCGTCGCGCTCAACCGGAATGCCGCCACCACCACAGGCAATCACCAGCGAGCCGCAGTCCAGTAAGGTGCGGATGCTTTCTATTTCAATAATTTCCTGAGGCTGGGGGCTGGCCACACAGCGGCGCCAACCACGGCCGGAATCTTCCATAATGGTCCAGCCCAGTTCGGCGGCACACTGCTCGGCCACTTCTTTTTTCATGAAAGCGCCAATAGGTTTGTTCGGTTTGGCAAACGCCGGATCCTGACGGCTAACCCGGGTTTGGGTCACTAGGGTGACCACCGGGCGCTGCAGATTGCGGCGCTGCAATTCGTTCATTAACGCTTTCTGGAACATGTAACCTATGGCGCCCTGGGTGTCCCCCACAGCGTAATCCACCGGTACCGGGTCTACCTCGTGAGCTGCCAGCTCCGAGCGGCGTAAAATAAAGCCAACCTGGGGGCCGTTGCCGTGGGTAAGCACCAGTGACCAGCCCTGCTCGATCAAATCCACCAGATACTTTGCGCTGTTACTGACCGTCTGGTACTGGTCGTTTATTGAGCAACGGGCGTCATCATCAATCAGGGCGTTGCCACCAAAGGCGACAATCGCAAGTGGTTTGTTGGTCATGGTGTTCTCCTAGTGGCCTAGCTGCCGAGCCAGTTCGCTTAAGCCATCCACAAAGCACTGCATGGGGGCGGTGGTAATGCCGGCGCCAATCTGGCCCACGCCGGCTTTCTTGTGGGCAATGCCGGTGTTGATGATGGGTAGAATGGAGCTGTCCACCACTTTGCGCGCGTCTATACCCGCAGCGGTGGGTGCAAAATTCAGCGCTGGCAGGGTGAAGGCCGGGTTGCCGCCCAGGGTAATGCGCTGCATGGAACGGCTGTTTTGGGTCGCATCGGCGGGGGTGCCACCTACAAACTTAACAATGGCCGGCGAAGACGCCATGGCAAAACCGCCCACGCCCGCGGTTTCAGTGATCGCGCTGTCGCCCAGATCCGCTGCCGCATCCTCTACCCCGTAGCCGGGGAAGAACAGACCGTTTACCGGGTTGGCCGGCGCCTGAAACCAGGTGTCACCGGTGCCAGACAGGCGAATACCAAAGTTCACGCCGTTACGCGCCATCACCGTCACCATGGTGCTGTGGGGCACGCCTTCGGCGGCTTTGAGCATGCTCTTGCACGCAGCCATCGACAGGTTCAGGAAGAAGTGATCATTAGCGGTGATAAAGCTCACCACCCGCTGAATCTGGTCAGCCGGTAAGGCCGTGCGCAACAGAGCCGGCAGCAGTTGCTTCAACAGCAGGCCGGTAGCAGCGATGTTGCGGTTATGCACCTCATCACCCATGTGCAGGGCCTGAGCCATAATCGGCTTTAGCTCGATGGGGCCAGATTCGGCCAGCATCGCTTTCATGGCATCTGCCAGTTCCGTACCCATCCACTGCAAGCGTTCAATCACTTCGGCACCGTTGGCACCAAAGCGCAGCACCTTACCCAGCCCTTCGTTAAAGTTGCAGAACACGCGCTGATGGTTTTCGGCGTTTTCAATAACCCACAGCGGCATGGAGCGGCTGATAATGCCGGCCATAGGGGCAACGGCATCGTAGTGGTGGCAAGGTTCAAAACTCACCTCGCCCTGTTGGATCAGCGCTTCCGCCTGCTCCAGAGTGTCTGCCCACTGCTCGTACAAAATGGCGCCGAGAATGGCGCCCTGCACCGGGCCACACATATCCGGCCAGGCAATGGGGGGGCCTGCGTGCAGAATGCGTTTGTGCTCGGCCAATGCCGGAATAGCATCGCCCGCGCGCATCACGTCAACCAACATGGGCTGGGCGGTCAAATACTGCTCCATGGCCTGTTGATTGGCGGCTTCAATTTCTGGTTGGTTCAACAAGTTCGCCAACACCATACCGCCGGCGCGGTCGCCGCCGCCGGGTGGCTGCCAACTCAGCGCAACGGCGGTACCACCGGCGCGGGTAATATTGTCGGCAAAACTCTGCAAACCGGCGTTAAGAACCGTCAGTTGCTGTGTAAAGAGTGCGTTCACTGTGCTCACCTTTCAGCTAAAAAATGGAAACAGGGCAAAACAACCTTAAAGCCCGGAAACAATGCGGGCCGCCAGGTGTGCCGCATCGGCGTTACTGTCTGCCAATTGCACGCCCGCATCGGTCAACGCCTGTTGAATCTGCTGCCGCGACTGCGGATCAGCATCTGTGCCACACACGTGGGCAATCATCACCGGCGGCGCTGCCTGCTGTTGCGCCTGTTCAATCACCGTCAGCAAA encodes the following:
- a CDS encoding cytosine permease; this translates as MSRAADTSTNTASGFQVAIILLGILATPVLLASSSLGSQLTLGKAAVAIAVGSLILAVLAAINISIGERARIPTYGIVKFSFGRKGAIAINIVMAISLFGWIAVTANTFGQSAQNLFAQQFGLDLPLPVFVAFGCVIFVASTAFGFEVLGKVAKFAVPIIALLMLFILYLALTSSVPPAIAEKISDLSFGAAVSSIVGTIIVLVATSPDFGAFVHNRKHAIIAGVLTFGLAYPILFLVGAVPGSITSQGSLLAAMAIISTTLPATILLIFACITGNAGNMFQGTLVVSTLFSAFKKWKITVALGILAAVVGSMDIMAWFIPFLLFLGITTPPICGIYIADYLINRRKGYDETRLEMDSAIKPMTFVAWGAASFVGFCTVNGWFTLTGIPSVDSILVAFVGYFLFSILSPYRDL
- the arcC gene encoding carbamate kinase, with the translated sequence MTNKPLAIVAFGGNALIDDDARCSINDQYQTVSNSAKYLVDLIEQGWSLVLTHGNGPQVGFILRRSELAAHEVDPVPVDYAVGDTQGAIGYMFQKALMNELQRRNLQRPVVTLVTQTRVSRQDPAFAKPNKPIGAFMKKEVAEQCAAELGWTIMEDSGRGWRRCVASPQPQEIIEIESIRTLLDCGSLVIACGGGGIPVERDAEGNLHGVEAVIDKDVSSALLASELGADMLIIPTGVEKVAINFGQPNEQWLDNLTPSEARALSEQGQFGEGSMKPKVDALLQFLQGNPQGKGLITKASTLMQAIGGHTGTWISNHSSEQSND
- a CDS encoding DUF1116 domain-containing protein produces the protein MNALFTQQLTVLNAGLQSFADNITRAGGTAVALSWQPPGGGDRAGGMVLANLLNQPEIEAANQQAMEQYLTAQPMLVDVMRAGDAIPALAEHKRILHAGPPIAWPDMCGPVQGAILGAILYEQWADTLEQAEALIQQGEVSFEPCHHYDAVAPMAGIISRSMPLWVIENAENHQRVFCNFNEGLGKVLRFGANGAEVIERLQWMGTELADAMKAMLAESGPIELKPIMAQALHMGDEVHNRNIAATGLLLKQLLPALLRTALPADQIQRVVSFITANDHFFLNLSMAACKSMLKAAEGVPHSTMVTVMARNGVNFGIRLSGTGDTWFQAPANPVNGLFFPGYGVEDAAADLGDSAITETAGVGGFAMASSPAIVKFVGGTPADATQNSRSMQRITLGGNPAFTLPALNFAPTAAGIDARKVVDSSILPIINTGIAHKKAGVGQIGAGITTAPMQCFVDGLSELARQLGH